From Clarias gariepinus isolate MV-2021 ecotype Netherlands chromosome 1, CGAR_prim_01v2, whole genome shotgun sequence:
tgtaactgtgtttttaaaGGTCTGTTGTTCATTGCTCTCGTCAAATCAGCATGCGGATGTTTGCCTGTTTTTAGTTTCTCTTTAGATTGTTGCTTTACCTTTGTTTAACTCTGATGTCATAATAATCAGCTGCTGCCCTGACTAATGAGCCTTTAAGCTATCGATAGGTATCGTGAAGCGATACGATGATCTCAAAGCACGGGGGATTAATATGTCTCTGCGATTAGGTTTTTATATAGAGATTTAAGTGCCATGGTgccaagggtgagtcaaaatttatccgcactccggttatattaaaactgtcTTATCAGCTTACCCGATGtctcttaaagagaatcattacttaATTCTCAAGACCCGGTAtcggaacattatcaggaaaaatgttcaacaatcaacagtgcttgttatagtgagacgcttattgaagagccgAAGCCCAAACTTTGAATTAAAGGGCAAAGGACTGCTATACAAGGGCGATGTCATCACACTTTCGCCCAAACAGTCAACAACTtagttttgaggtgttaaagcatcctccctatagacttgatctcgctccatcagtctttcacatgtttgggccccTATAAGCAAGTCGAAGAGTGTGAGCAATTGTGGCTCACTGCTCagcctaaaatattttaatgaggGGGATATGAAAGATTGTTGACAAAGTGTTTTGacaaacaagatttaaaaacaaaaaaaaagatgtatttcttttttaaaagttaattaaaataaattttttaagccagaatgtaaataatgtttttgtgtgGATAATTtataagaaagttaaaaaaaaatcttaagatTTCTGTAAGTCGTTGGTCCTTGTTAAGCATCTTGTTGCTGTATTTGCAAGTCAGGGAAAAACCAAAACCGCTTAACACAaagggcttaaaaaaaaaaaaatcacataccttgtgtaaaaaaaatgctgtttggtgTTAATGTTGTGGATTTGTAATTCAAAGTGACGCATCGTTATCCAAagtgcctttatttattttcttttcctttgaaCGGCAGCCTGCAGTGTGTGGGAGAGACAAGTGAATCTTAAGCTCTTTGCTCAAGGACTGATTGTTGTTGCTAGGCAACACTAGAGGAAACTTAATTTAAAGGTGCAGCCGAATTAATGAATCAGTCGGCTCTCTCCACACCGGGTGCATTTCCAGTCAGGGAGCGCTGTGCAGTATGAATGTGTTTTGAGAGGAAAAACATGAAACGATTTCTTGATAGAAATGTGCTGTTTTGAATAAGTTGGCAAAGACGAGTCAGGAATATAGAGCACAacaactttaaatataaaagaaaaaaatatgcaggCTTACATaaaggtgtttgttttattctcagggatagaaagaaagaggaaaaagtcAAGAAACGCTCTAAAACGCCTCCAAAGAGCTACAGCACCGCCAGGAGATCTAGAAGCACGAGCCGGTAAATGTTTCAACCTCAACTATCTCTTCCCTGGAAGCCTCATGCTTTAGCTATTAACACTTAAACCATTTCTCCATTCATTCTTATGTGTTTGTACTCTGGTTGTCTAAGTGCAGGAATTGATTCATCACGGCATTTTAAATTGGTtgttgagagaaaaaaaagccaagtaattgttttaatttttgttttaaatttgggGTTGTGAGCCCAGAACCTTACACTCTTTTACATTCCATGTTAGTAAAATGTGAAACGgtgtatttacattaaaaaatatatatatattaatcaatATCTCTGTAATCAATCTCAAGCAATCCTACCACATGTCTCATCTGAATACTGCACTTAGACCTTTAATCGTTTTACATCTCCCTACTCGTTCctaatatttatacatttcagcttcttttttttttcttttatttttttataatatcttCTATGATGAGTATAATTGACTCCACAGCCTTTTCACCTCTGTGTCCCCTCTGACTTTTCTCTTCGCAACGCAGGAGACGAAAAAGGAGCGTTAGCCGATCTCCAAGAAGATCTCCCAAGAGAAGAGCATCCAGGACACCGTCGCCTAGAAGGTGTGGGATTCATTCGCATCACTTTAACTCTCCAGTACTGAAGCTTGAAACCTTTAGTAACAGCAGATATCAAAATCTgataatcagatttttttcccatcCTCTTTAAAACTtaaggtttaaattttattatttttattttttggtgggtaaaaaaaaaaaaactaaacttggACAAAACCACAAAtctttttgcataaaaaaattatatatattttaaattgtataacattttaaatgtaaaatccaTTGGGGGGgatattactttattttaccACCATTTttaacctttgaaaaaaaactcGTTTCTTAACATTAATTTTCTCACTTGAAAGCCAAGCGCACATTTACACAATACAAAATGACTTCAGTTAGACGAGTTTAACACTTCCCTGAGTATTAAGTTTCTCTGTCCTCCGCCATAATTATGAGACCGATTATTATTCGAGACTCATTTCCAACAACTacacaacttccttttcactgCTGGAACACGTCCGGCTGAAGCTGTGTGTCCGAgttttagtactgtatattttggtgcCTATCGTACTTGCTAATCCAGATCATCTGAACTATAATGGACAACAGGCAGGTCTGTCTCACTGTGAAACTTAagtgtaaactgttttttttttttttaataaaaacaaatagacacaagaaggagaagaagagagacCGTGAAAGAGAGAAGGACCGGGAGCGTGATCGCGACAGGAGAGCTGATCGAGAGCGCAGCCGCGACGAAACCGAACGCTCCTccaacaagaagaaaaagagcaaAGATAAGGAGAGGGAGCGGACGTCCGATAGCGAGAAACGAGATGTAAAGGTAGGGTAATCATGATCTCCTAGTACTTTGTAATTTTTTGTTATGCTCAAGAGCGCACAGACTTATGGAGAtgtgaagagttttttttttcttactaatTTTTAACtcatttctatataaaaataaccaGAGTGTCAGTTTGGAGCCAGAAAGCCCCATGTAAACGCAGACTGTCATTCCAACTAAGCAGAACCTGATACTAAAAGCTTAGAATGATTAATTGAACAGACGTGGCTTCTGCTTTTACAGCTTTCTTTGGGTCCAGTTTCACACCTCTGAAAGATTATAATGCTTTAGTAAAGCAAAAAACATTCAGGACATAAACGTCTGCTTTAACACGCGCAGGTGACGCGAGACTACGACGAGGAGGAGCAGGGCTACGACAGCGAGAAGGAGCGGGGGGCCAAAGATTCAGACGACTCCGGGTCCTCTCCCGCACGCTATGAGGGTGACGGCGAGGGCGACAGTGCCAGCGCCAAGCACACCCCCAAACAGACCAAGCAGAACGGAGACGACCACCACGACGAACAGGACATGGACGTGAGCGACTGAGACCCGCATTGAGACCCAGTGGACTTTTGATCTTTTGAGGATTTGATTAGTCCTCGTGGCTGTGTGTcttctttaatattattaataataaccttCGAGTTTAATGTTACTGGTTAAATTTAATCATTGCCCCCCTCCTCGGGATTGTTTAGACCTGATCGATTTAGGGTGGAATCACACGAGAGGTagcttgtgtttttctttctggttAGTCATGTATTGGCCTTTAATAAGGACAGATCCTTAATTTATCAGTGTTCATCTCAAGTCATTTACGTCGCTTTCtcggttttgttttttccccttattaagagttgttttttgttttcttaataCAATGTAATTTTGACGGATCTCATTTTTGTGTTAGGGAAAGTTTTTGCCCCTCTACCCCCTTGTTTCATTCATGTTTTGATACCGATTTGATGTGAATGTCATTTTAATAGAATGAGTTGATGAGAAATGTACATGATTAGTGCTTTATATATTCCTAGGCATCGTATTCAGTAGGTGGCCATGCTGGAGTTGGaattttttatactgtaaataaactcaCTCGAGTCGAACACTTgattcagactttttttttctatactgtactactgtatatgaaatgCCTTAAGGTATAAATCATAAGAAACATAAGTGTGTAAAATGGTTTAAGGTTTGTATGATGTGAAATTtaacttttatattaaatatccGAGGTCTGAACAAGAAGCCATGACCAGGTTTGGGATGATTTGATGTGCGGATGGATTCAGACTAGCATGATGGATTGTAAAGCTACACACAACCCACACGAGCGACTCAATGTGGTGTTTCAGTGCGATTTCACTAGATAAGAATTCAACATGTCTTTTGAACATGTGTTTATATAGGTATGTGTAGtttatattattgtttattaacattttataatgagCTAAGTTACTAAACATCActgttagtgtagcaggggattatatatatatatatatactcagcaaaaaagaaacgtcctctgactttcaactgtttttactttcagtaaacttaatgtggaaatatttgtatgaacactaaaagagtcaacacaataagacataaactaaaaatgtttcccaatgtgtccctgaatgaagggaggcttaaaatcaaaagtaccagtcagtatctggtgtggccaccagctgcttgaagtactgcagtgcatctcctccttatggactgcctattgcggacagtctgagcactgatggagggattgtgtgttcctggtgtgactcgggcagttgttgtggccatcctgtacctgtcccgcaggtgtgatatttggATGTACCGATcatgtgcaggtgttgttacacgtggtcttccactgcgagaatgatcagctgtccttcctgtctccctgtagcgccgtcttaggcgtctcacagtgcggacatggcgatttatcgccctagccacatcagcagtcctcatgcctccctgcagcatgcctaatgcacgttcacgcagatgagcagggaccctgggcatctttctttgggtgtttttcacagtcggtagacaagtctctttagtgtcctgcgtttttagaactgtgaccttaaatgcctactttctgtaagctgttaaggtcttaacgaccattccacaggtgcatgttaattaattgattatggttaattgaacgtgtatggaaaacattgtttaaaccctttacaatgaagatctgtaaagttatttggatttttacaacattattgttgaaatacacagtcctgaaaaagggacgtttctttttttgctgagtgcaTATATATACTCTCATTACTCTCATAACGGTGTTATTCTGCACACAAGTCGtgcttttcaaaaataaatacagggctgtgaaaaaatatttgccccacttgaatttattattttttttgcaaatttgacacttaaataattgagatcatcacatacattttaatattacacaaagataacttAAGTAAATACCAAATGCATGTTTTTCAGTGATTTaatttgtgggaaaaaaagctgtccaaatctGCCTAGCACAATATggaaaagtgattgcccccttcACCGACTCATGAATGATCTGTAATTAACCACATTATTTGGAAAGTTGAGGTAAATTTTACTTGcaacacccaggcctgattactggaAATCATAGTGtggcaaatatgcataaaatagCAGTGCATCTTAGAAATAATTACCTAATGATGaacatatttaatttcaaaCTCCAGCTAAATGAATCTTACTTTTTTCTGTACAGCCATTTGGCCCCAAGctctttatattatattataaatctcTTAAACACGCTGCCTGAGCACTGTATTAATCTCAAATAGGCTTGGATTCCACATGATGTTTGGAACACTGACATTTGGGTTCATGTTGGGTTCATGATTACATCCTCGACTGCAATTTTTGTAGAATTTTTAGGTCTCTAAGTCTATGACGTCCCACAAGTTGCCAAAAGTATTCTACTGGTTTCAGATTCGATGACTGGAAGGGCCTCTGCAGAACATTCAACTCACTGCTATGTTTATAAAATCAGTTTAAGACGTTTGCTTTGGGAGGTGGTGCGTAATCATGGCAGAAGAAGTCATTAGGAGACAGTAAAGTGTGGCTAAGAAAGGATATACATGGTCAGCAAAGATACTTAAATCGTCTGTTGCATTTAAGCCGTGATTGTTTCATGCACAAGgtagaaaaaagaaattcctCACACCACCTCTACCAGCCTGGACTGTTAACACGAGACAGATTGGGTCCATGAAGTCATGCTTTTGGCTCCAAATTCTGACCCCACcatctgtgtgtctcagcggaCATTGAGATTCATCAGACCCCTGGCTTCACCTGTGCAGGTTTGGTGAGTCTGTGCCCACTGCTGGCTCAGCTTTTTGTTTACTGACATCttaactaaaataaagaaaagttcTTACtactaattaaataatatattagcaaaagtaaagaaaaatactACTAAATAAATGACACAATAACTACATTTCaattaaacaatatattaaCTACATTAAAGAATAACTTGTAATGAATGTAAGAAAAATAAGTACTACTAATTAACcaatataataaataacctaaattaaaattaaacaatatattaactaaatgaaagaaaattttgttaaatatacCAAGAAGTTTATATATCCACTTAAAGAAAGACAAATAAAGGttaatattacaaaatacatataactaataaacttaaaataaaataagtaaataatataacctaattaaaaataattattattttaaaaataaatacagtaactaaatgtaataaatattaactaaatataaactaaaccGAATCaaatattaactaaaaaaataaaataaaaactaaataaaaaatagagtatctgaataaaagaaaaatatatgctattgctatataataataataataataataataataataataataatgttttatataatttccaacatttaaaatattgataTAATTATTTAGATAATcctatttttatgtttgttttcgCCCTTAGTACGGCAACGGTTGCTGCGCACGCGCGCTAAGCTGAAAACGACACAGGTTGAAGTGCACAGGCGCCGGCTCCTGATATTGACGTCACTTTCCTGCGCCCGAAGCGGAGCTCGACGTTCGAGAGCTAACGCTCGCGACCATGGCGACTAaagcggcggcggcggcgaaGAAGAATAAAGGGAAGAAGCTCGTGAACCAGGACGAGCTGCGGCGGCTGATGAGGGAGAGGCAGCAGCGCGACGAGCGGCAGAAGCGCGTCGAGTCTCCGTACGCCAAGTACAACAGCCTGGGACACCTGAGCTGCGTCCTGTGTAACGTCCAGGTGAAGACGGACATCCTGTGGCAGACTCACGTGCTGGGAAAACAGCACAAAGATAAAGTCTCAGAGCTCAAAGAGGGGAGTCAGGGCGCGGGGACAGTCCCTCAACCTGTCCCTCAGCCTGCACAGACATCCACACTGAAGAGGAAAGCTCCACAACCGGAAGTGCATGATGGGAAAAAGCCCAAAGCCTCAGGTGCAGTATTGTCTCAGGCTAAGACTGGTGGGACAAGTGCAGGACTTGGACTTCTCGCTGGacagtatgatgatgatgatgatgatgataattcagCTCCAAGTGACGTAAAGCAGCCAGGTTCGTCATCTGACTCACTTCCTGCCGATTTTTTCGACAGCAGCGTCCCTGGCATCGCGCCCGCGCCGCCCGTCTCTCACTCGGGATCCGTCTCCAAACCCGAAGTTGAGAAACCCGCGGAGAGGAAAGACAACACGGCGGAGGCGCTTCCCGAGGGCTTCTTCGACGACCCGGTCCGAGACGCCAAGGTGCGAAACGTGGACACTCCGAAGGACCACCTGGACAAGGAGTGGGAGGAGTTTCAGAAGGAGATGCGGCAGGTGAGCACCGCCTCGGAGGCCATCGTAGCTGAGGAAGATGAGGAAGGCCGCCTCGAGAGGCAGATCGACGAGATCGACGAGCAGATCGAGCGCCTGCGCAGGGTCGAGGTGCTGCACACCAAAAAGGAGGCCAAGGTGAAGAAGACGACGATGATGGAGGAAGAGCGGCGTCTCTCAggggatgatgaggatgatgatgatgatgatgaggagttgatgaatgtGTTGGGAAGAGACTGGAGAGCTAAAGGAGCGCTTGCATAGTGTCGAGTGATGGACTGGTGCAGTGCGGGGCTTTTCTATGTATCAGTGATATCACAGTGATAGAGCTCAGTGTGTTCTTCTGTTttctaataaatgtaaattttgacatGACGGATTTCCTGGAGTTTTTTCAagccagaaaaaaagaaaaatcacagcaCGGTCTCTTTTCCTTCATCAAGGTTTGAGTCATCAGTTGTCCAACTTGCTCATGGCAGGAAATTTCAGACAAAAGCCAAGTTTAACTACTGTTAACTGTGTACTTTTCAGGGAATATAATGCGAGACaccttttccttctctctctctctacaaaagtatttggtcatACCTGTTAATTCTTGAATTCAGTTGTTTCAATCAGGCTCCTTAATGCTTCAGcgtaccaagacatcttggacaatgctacgcTTCTAACTTTGTGTACACAGTTTggtgaaggcccttttctattcaaacatgactgagccTCAGTAAACAAAGCAAGCAGTATAAACAATCAAAATCATAGTTTGATGAGTGGAAAAACTTGACCGGCCCTAACATAGAGCCCTGATCTTAACtccatcaagcacctttgggatgaactggaacagagattgtgagccaggccttttcATCCAACATTCAGTGCCTGACcttataaatgctctacagaatgaatggacacGAATTCCCGCAgacacactccaaaatcttgcgAACAAAAGAGTAGAAGCTGTTAGAGCTGTAGAAGGGGGATGAACaccatattgaagtatatgtgtTTGGATATGATgttattgcaggtttggccgaatacttttaagttgttttctttgttccCCCTGGCACATGATTACTGTGGTGCAAGAATGTGAAGTAGAGTTGAACCTTTACATAAGAAGTTTGAAGCCTTCTTGGGTGGCTCATTGGTGAAGGTGTTGAACTGCTGATCAGGGGGTCtcaggtttaaatcccagcacTACCAAGTTACCACGGTTTAGTCCTTGAGCAACCCTCAACTGCTGAGATTGAACAAGGAAGTAAAATGTAATGGTTATGACAACCTGGCTGTCTGAAGTTTTTTTACTTCGATATATTCCCCAACTTTACACATTCATCAATCATTATTTATACCCATTAACACaccagaaaaaaacatcttgtgagcaaaaaaaaaaaaagagtctgaCAAAGTTTTTCGGATAAATTGCACCTTTATACATGTCACGTTAAAAAGCAACATGCCGAGCAGAAGAAGTGCGTCTGTTACGCTAAAATACActgctgaatattttttttattttacacgaGCAGGTTACCTGAACCAttccttcacaaaaaaaaaaaaaatcataatttattaACACCAGGAAGCAGATACAAGAACCAAGCCTTGTACGAGGATCAGCCTCCGGACAGGACGTACACCTGtaacacctgaaccgaggcagTGCTCCAGCTGTGGGGCTGATCCTCCGGAGAATACACAAATCATacactgtatttacagtaataaatgtgGGGGTGCGCAAACTTTTGTAAGAGTCCTGATTTGTCAGATCGTGACTAAGAACTTCCTGTTCTGGTCTTATTCCTTCATTACGTTCCTTCATTTGGTGCAAATTAAAGGTGCGGTGTGTAAGATTGTGGGGATTTTAAAAGtcaaagcctgtgtgtgtgtatggcgatcacaatttgtacagttgCTCGgacaatattttgaaataaaaatttaaggcTTCTTCTGATCTTTTTCTGGCCTGTAACGTAGCTCCGCCCCTAAACTTCCTTAAAAGGCAATCCCTTATTAATCTACACCTGTAGAATTAATACTATAGACGGGAAAGATGAGAGATTCTTACACACCGAACAGAAACTGTGTGTTTCTTCAGCGTTTGGTTGTGGGTTTGAGATATCATACAAGTTGTTTTAAAGTTTGCGCACCcctgatttaaaatgactggaatgtgtgtgtgtttgtatgtgtgtgagacattagcattataaaaatatgtacataCATGCCTAATCAGTGTTTCATTCACTACCTGTTAAAAGTAAACATTCACCTTAAAACATCATCAGTAGCTAAAGCTCCAGACCAAAACTGAGGAGAAGAAGCAGGAAGAAGGAGTACGGATACAAACAGAGTAATCTCTTTAACCTACACACACGTTCACGCCTCACACACGTCGCTCTCCGTGTCGAGCGTGGGAGCTCTAGCTACTGCATCGGATCTTTTAAATGTGAAGTGTCACTTTTTATGTTGAAAACTTGTCCATAATACACAACAGTAACACGTCATATGTCCGATAAGCCTTAAGTGGAATATATTATTGCTACATTTTGctaaatacataattaaatagCGTGTTAAATAATGTCGAACTTGGTTTCCTCCCCGCTTGCATTGAAAAGTgttaggaatgtttttttttgttttttttaattctatacaGGAGAAAAATTACAAACACTTTAAATTGTAAATCTCTGATTTTCCGACCTGATTCTGTAATACATGTCTTGTGATTatgtatccacacacacactcgtacgTAAAACACCTTCGTGATTGTTAATAACAAACTGTCTGTATCACTTTGTTAGAGGTCCGCCACGGTGCCGAAGCCGGTACGAAACTGAAGTCGATTCGCTGCAGGGTGACGTGTCAAACCTCTCTGGTACAGTTTTAcagaaactaaacaaacaaacaaacaaacaaaaacaaggcGCTGCATTCTTGACGTTCTTTACTCCACCGACTGCGCAGTCTCTGGTTTGGTTGCAATCCTCAGAGAGCAGTGGCGGCCCGGAGCTCCTCCAGAGTGTACCTGTGGTCCATGTCTGCGTCGAACGGCTCGAGGAGACGGGAGACCGGAGTGGACGCGCCGAAGATCTTCCTCAGCTCCGGGTACGTCACGCCTTTGGAGGTGTCCTCCAGCCGAGTGTATATGAGCTTCTCCAGATCTGAGAGGACAGAGAAGGAACGTACTTATAATCAGGTGAATAGAGAAAAAGCCACACAAACGTGCTGAACTTTTTCCTTACACCACGTCTCTGCTGAATCCTCGATTCCGA
This genomic window contains:
- the LOC128518634 gene encoding serine/arginine-rich splicing factor 11-like isoform X2; the protein is MAPANAVAGLLPGGGLLPTPNPLASMGGGVLGALGGPTILPGAGMSPQALSADQLLKLMTSVDPKMNQMAASMGLKADASNKEIEEAMKRVREAQSLISAAIEPSSKKDSKRKHSRSRSRSRSRRRRSRSRSRHRRSSSRSRRRSRSRSRRRSRSPRRRRSRSRDRGRRSASKSRDRKKEEKVKKRSKTPPKSYSTARRSRSTSRRRKRSVSRSPRRSPKRRASRTPSPRRHKKEKKRDREREKDRERDRDRRADRERSRDETERSSNKKKKSKDKERERTSDSEKRDVKVTRDYDEEEQGYDSEKERGAKDSDDSGSSPARYEGDGEGDSASAKHTPKQTKQNGDDHHDEQDMDVSD
- the znf830 gene encoding zinc finger protein 830; protein product: MATKAAAAAKKNKGKKLVNQDELRRLMRERQQRDERQKRVESPYAKYNSLGHLSCVLCNVQVKTDILWQTHVLGKQHKDKVSELKEGSQGAGTVPQPVPQPAQTSTLKRKAPQPEVHDGKKPKASGAVLSQAKTGGTSAGLGLLAGQYDDDDDDDNSAPSDVKQPGSSSDSLPADFFDSSVPGIAPAPPVSHSGSVSKPEVEKPAERKDNTAEALPEGFFDDPVRDAKVRNVDTPKDHLDKEWEEFQKEMRQVSTASEAIVAEEDEEGRLERQIDEIDEQIERLRRVEVLHTKKEAKVKKTTMMEEERRLSGDDEDDDDDDEELMNVLGRDWRAKGALA